From one Streptosporangiales bacterium genomic stretch:
- a CDS encoding enoyl-CoA hydratase (Catalyzes the reversible hydration of unsaturated fatty acyl-CoA to beta-hydroxyacyl-CoA) has translation MAEELLTERDGAVLRVFFNRPAQRNAMTWEMYDGLAAACAEANDDDTVKAMVLRGVGDDAFIAGTDISHFTEFQDGNDGIAYEARISEVVGALERVRVPTVAAVSGYCVGGGLALASVCDIRVATTNARFGVPIARTVGNCLSMNTYSLLVNHLGPARTLDMLLRARLFSAEEAHAAGFVAEVCTDDGLDACAAEVTDRLAKHAPLTMWAAKEAVHRLRVAALPDGDDIVRLVFGSADFAHGVKSFLDKQKPQWTGR, from the coding sequence GTGGCTGAGGAACTGTTGACCGAACGCGATGGCGCGGTGCTGCGAGTGTTCTTCAACCGGCCCGCGCAACGCAACGCGATGACCTGGGAGATGTACGACGGACTCGCGGCCGCGTGCGCCGAGGCCAACGACGACGACACCGTGAAGGCCATGGTGCTGCGCGGCGTAGGCGACGACGCCTTCATCGCCGGCACCGACATCTCGCACTTCACCGAGTTCCAGGACGGCAACGACGGCATCGCGTACGAGGCACGGATCAGCGAGGTGGTCGGCGCACTCGAACGGGTACGGGTGCCGACCGTCGCGGCGGTGAGTGGCTACTGCGTCGGCGGCGGGCTCGCGCTCGCGTCGGTGTGCGACATCCGGGTGGCCACCACGAACGCACGCTTCGGCGTGCCGATCGCCCGTACCGTCGGCAACTGCCTGTCGATGAACACCTACTCCCTCCTCGTCAACCATCTCGGCCCGGCGCGGACGCTCGACATGTTGCTGCGCGCGCGCCTGTTCAGCGCGGAGGAAGCACACGCTGCCGGCTTCGTCGCGGAGGTGTGCACCGACGACGGCCTGGACGCGTGCGCGGCCGAGGTGACCGACCGGCTGGCGAAGCACGCACCGTTGACCATGTGGGCGGCGAAGGAGGCCGTGCACCGGTTGCGGGTCGCCGCGCTCCCCGACGGCGACGACATCGTCCGGCTGGTGTTCGGCAGCGCCGACTTCGCGCACGGCGTCAAGTCGTTCCTCGACAAGCAGAAGCCACAGTGGACCGGCAGGTGA
- a CDS encoding sigma-70 family RNA polymerase sigma factor has product MTGHDPVRAAVDAAYRDEWGQVIATLIGLTADWDLAEDCAQDAFAAALATWPRDGVPRRPGAWLTTTARNRATDRLRRDAAGAAKLRQLAVLSRDREEPQAEDIPDERLRLIFTCCHPALPFQARVALTLRTLAGLTTAEIARALLTAEATMAQRLVRAKRKIAEAGIPYRVPPAELLPDWLAAVLAVLYLIFNQGYDDEDGHRDLSGEAVRLGRVLVRLLPHEPEPRGLLALMLLHGARRATRTDAQGVLVTLEHQDRSRWDRPLIAEGVATLDAALAMKRAGPYQVQAAIAACHATAPDAASTDWAQIAILYTELTRLAPSPVVDLNRAVAVAMADGIPAGLALVDEIAASGRLGDYHLLPATRADLLRRDGRAAEARTAYEEAIRLAPTEAERRYLAGRLEEL; this is encoded by the coding sequence ATGACCGGACACGACCCGGTACGGGCGGCGGTCGACGCGGCGTACCGGGACGAGTGGGGCCAGGTGATCGCGACGCTGATCGGGCTCACCGCGGACTGGGACCTGGCCGAGGACTGCGCGCAGGATGCGTTCGCCGCCGCCCTGGCGACCTGGCCGCGCGACGGCGTACCGCGCCGCCCCGGCGCCTGGCTGACCACCACCGCACGCAACCGCGCCACCGATCGGCTGCGCAGGGACGCGGCCGGTGCCGCCAAGCTCCGTCAGCTCGCCGTGCTGAGCCGCGACCGGGAAGAACCACAGGCGGAGGACATCCCGGACGAGCGGCTGCGGCTGATCTTCACCTGCTGCCACCCGGCGCTGCCGTTCCAGGCCCGGGTGGCGCTCACCCTGCGCACCCTGGCCGGCCTGACCACGGCGGAGATCGCGCGGGCCCTGCTGACCGCCGAGGCCACCATGGCGCAACGGCTGGTGCGGGCGAAGCGCAAGATCGCCGAGGCCGGCATCCCGTACCGGGTGCCGCCCGCCGAGCTGCTGCCGGACTGGCTGGCGGCCGTGCTCGCGGTGCTCTACCTGATCTTCAACCAGGGCTACGACGACGAGGACGGCCACCGCGACCTGTCCGGCGAGGCCGTCAGGCTCGGCCGCGTGCTGGTGCGGTTGCTGCCGCACGAACCCGAGCCGCGCGGGCTGCTCGCGCTGATGCTGCTGCACGGGGCACGACGCGCGACGCGCACCGACGCCCAGGGGGTACTGGTCACGCTCGAGCACCAGGACCGCTCCCGGTGGGACCGGCCGCTCATCGCCGAGGGCGTGGCGACGCTGGACGCGGCGCTCGCCATGAAGCGTGCCGGGCCGTACCAGGTGCAGGCGGCCATCGCCGCCTGCCACGCCACCGCGCCGGACGCGGCGAGCACGGACTGGGCGCAGATCGCGATCCTGTACACCGAACTGACCAGGCTGGCGCCGTCCCCGGTGGTGGACCTCAACCGCGCGGTGGCGGTCGCCATGGCGGACGGCATCCCGGCCGGCCTCGCCCTCGTCGACGAGATCGCGGCGTCCGGCCGGCTCGGCGACTACCACCTGCTGCCCGCGACCCGGGCCGATCTGCTGCGCCGCGACGGCCGTGCCGCCGAGGCGAGGACCGCGTACGAGGAAGCCATCCGACTGGCGCCCACCGAGGCCGAGCGCCGTTATCTCGCCGGCCGGCTCGAAGAGCTCTAG
- a CDS encoding transcription initiation protein → MKYVLLICDDETASPTNEELGADPTHQAWLADLERRGARLTGMRLRPVVDATTVRVRDGETLISDGPFAETKDFVGGFVVVDCANLDEAIAIAAGHPYARWGGIEIRPVWE, encoded by the coding sequence ATGAAGTACGTGCTGCTGATCTGTGACGACGAGACCGCCTCGCCGACGAACGAGGAGCTCGGGGCGGACCCCACCCACCAGGCGTGGCTGGCGGACCTGGAGCGGCGCGGCGCCAGGCTCACCGGCATGCGGCTGCGCCCGGTGGTGGACGCGACCACGGTGCGGGTCAGGGACGGCGAGACGCTGATCTCGGACGGGCCGTTCGCGGAGACCAAGGACTTCGTCGGCGGCTTCGTGGTCGTGGATTGCGCGAACCTCGACGAGGCGATCGCGATCGCCGCCGGCCACCCCTACGCGCGCTGGGGCGGCATCGAGATCCGCCCGGTCTGGGAATGA
- a CDS encoding dihydrodipicolinate synthase family protein, with translation MSPLSGVFPIAPTTFHDDETLDLDSQRNVVEFLVDAGVDGICVLANYSEQFSLTDAERDTLLAKMLHWVGGRVPVIVTTSHYSARVAAMRSRQAEEHGAAMVMLMPPYHGATLRVPAAKQADYFATVAEAVDIPIMVQDAPMSGTELTAAELAGLAVEVPQIQYVKVESPGTAAKLRELVQLAGDALPGPFDGEESITLVPDLQAGARGTMPSSMVPDVLGDVVRGYLAGDVAAAVARWEEHLPLIHYENRQCGLRATKVLMKEGGIIASEATRAPFGPLPAATRAGLVELARRHDPLVLRWS, from the coding sequence GTGAGCCCGCTCAGCGGGGTCTTCCCCATCGCCCCGACGACCTTCCACGACGACGAGACGCTCGACCTGGACAGCCAGCGCAACGTCGTGGAGTTCCTCGTCGACGCCGGCGTCGACGGCATCTGCGTGCTGGCGAACTACTCGGAGCAGTTCTCGCTCACCGACGCCGAGCGCGACACGCTGCTCGCGAAGATGCTTCACTGGGTCGGCGGCAGGGTTCCCGTCATCGTGACCACCAGCCACTACAGCGCGCGGGTGGCGGCCATGCGCAGCCGACAGGCCGAGGAGCACGGCGCGGCGATGGTCATGCTGATGCCGCCGTACCACGGCGCCACGCTGCGGGTGCCGGCGGCGAAGCAGGCCGACTACTTCGCCACCGTAGCCGAAGCCGTCGACATCCCCATCATGGTGCAGGACGCGCCGATGAGCGGCACCGAGCTCACCGCCGCGGAGCTGGCCGGGCTCGCGGTCGAGGTGCCGCAGATCCAGTATGTGAAGGTCGAGTCGCCCGGCACCGCGGCGAAGCTGCGGGAGCTCGTCCAGCTCGCCGGCGACGCGCTCCCCGGCCCGTTCGACGGCGAGGAGTCGATCACGCTCGTCCCCGACCTGCAGGCGGGCGCGCGCGGCACCATGCCGAGCAGCATGGTGCCCGACGTACTCGGCGACGTAGTGCGCGGTTACCTCGCCGGTGACGTGGCCGCCGCCGTCGCGCGCTGGGAGGAGCACCTGCCGCTCATCCACTACGAGAACAGGCAGTGCGGCCTGCGCGCCACCAAGGTACTGATGAAGGAAGGCGGCATCATCGCCAGCGAGGCGACGCGCGCACCGTTCGGCCCGCTGCCCGCCGCCACCCGCGCCGGCCTGGTCGAGCTGGCCCGCAGGCACGACCCGCTGGTGCTGCGCTGGTCCTGA
- a CDS encoding IS982 family transposase, with translation PTGVFTRIAQRLLALTSGIWTNWTTGVTSKRSLTAYDH, from the coding sequence ACCCACCGGAGTCTTCACCCGCATCGCCCAGCGACTCCTCGCCCTCACCTCCGGCATCTGGACCAACTGGACCACCGGCGTCACCAGCAAACGATCACTAACCGCCTACGACCACTGA
- a CDS encoding MFS transporter, giving the protein MDDRACPVVSAPGPSPAEVNGKTGVRGTRVIDVSERSLLRPRSRRPKAHRSEYGPPRSRVNEGSPNHLAGPQNAAQTVPVPYHYTVPIPGSRYGVDGPSRRQRLLVWLGIALVALNLRPLASSLGPVLTEVRNDLGLSGALAGLITTLPVLCFGLCGVAAPPLAARVGIRRLCMICMFVITAGLGVRALVPSATVFVLASGIALAGAGVANVLIPALVKVYFPQQIGLVTGVYTTLLQLATAVAAAVSAPLAKTDGGWQSALGMWALVSLVAALPWLGLLGDTTPSRQAGRAVTARRLVRNKTAWLLTGFFAVQSANGYAQLGWLPTILRDAGVDETTAGLTSRWCRPWAWWCP; this is encoded by the coding sequence CTGGATGATCGTGCGTGTCCTGTTGTCAGCGCCCCGGGCCCTTCTCCTGCCGAGGTGAACGGGAAAACCGGTGTTCGCGGTACCCGGGTGATCGACGTGAGCGAGCGCAGCCTGCTCCGTCCGAGGTCGCGCAGGCCCAAAGCGCACAGGTCAGAATACGGTCCGCCACGATCAAGGGTCAACGAGGGGTCCCCCAACCACCTCGCGGGACCACAAAACGCAGCACAGACCGTGCCTGTCCCCTACCACTACACTGTACCCATTCCAGGCTCACGGTATGGCGTAGACGGTCCGTCACGTCGGCAGCGCCTGTTGGTCTGGCTGGGCATCGCGCTCGTCGCCTTGAACCTCCGCCCGCTGGCCAGCAGCCTCGGACCCGTACTCACCGAGGTACGGAACGACCTGGGCCTCTCCGGCGCGCTCGCCGGGCTGATCACCACCCTGCCGGTGCTGTGCTTCGGGCTGTGCGGTGTGGCCGCGCCGCCGCTGGCCGCGCGGGTGGGCATCAGGCGGCTGTGCATGATCTGCATGTTCGTCATCACCGCGGGGCTGGGCGTCCGGGCGCTCGTGCCGAGTGCCACGGTCTTCGTGCTGGCCAGCGGCATCGCACTCGCCGGCGCCGGTGTCGCGAACGTGCTCATCCCTGCGCTGGTGAAGGTGTACTTCCCGCAGCAGATCGGGCTGGTCACCGGCGTCTACACGACGCTGCTGCAGCTGGCCACCGCCGTCGCGGCGGCGGTATCGGCGCCGCTGGCGAAGACCGACGGCGGCTGGCAGTCCGCCCTCGGCATGTGGGCGCTGGTGAGCCTGGTCGCGGCCCTGCCCTGGCTCGGCCTGCTCGGCGACACCACGCCGTCGCGGCAGGCCGGCCGCGCGGTGACCGCCCGCCGGCTGGTCAGGAACAAGACCGCCTGGCTGCTCACCGGGTTCTTCGCCGTGCAGTCGGCGAACGGGTACGCCCAGCTGGGCTGGCTGCCGACCATCCTGCGCGACGCCGGCGTGGACGAGACGACCGCCGGCCTCACCTCTCGCTGGTGCCGGCCGTGGGCATGGTGGTGTCCGTGA
- the rpsA gene encoding 30S ribosomal protein S1 has product MTSSTDAAPSAPQQVAVNDVGSAEDFLAAVDQTIKYFNDGDIVDGTVVKVDRDEVLLDIGYKTEGVIPSRELSIKHDVDPAEVVTVGDGVEALVLQKEDKEGRLILSKKRAQYERAWGTIEKIKDDDGIVTGTVIEVVKGGLILDIGLRGFLPASLVEMRRVRDLQPYVGKELEAKIIELDKNRNNVVLSRRAWLEQTQSEVRQNFLNQLQKGQIRKGVVSSIVNFGAFVDLGGVDGLVHVSELSWKHIDHPSEVVEVGQEVTVEVLEVDLDRERVSLSLKATQEDPWQQFARTHQISQVVPGKVTKLVPFGAFVRVEEGIEGLVHISELAERHVEIPEQVVQVGKQIFVKIIDIDLERRRISLSLKQASESVLASEEFDPTLYGMAAEYDEQGNYKYPEGFEPDSGEWLEGFDKQREEWERQYAEAHSTWEAHRKQVEELRAEEGAQADEAGAPSGGGGSSSSSSSSSSSSSSGGGGGASQYSSNQDEAAGALASDEALQALRDKLTGGSPS; this is encoded by the coding sequence ATGACGAGCAGCACTGACGCCGCCCCGTCGGCGCCGCAACAGGTAGCGGTCAACGACGTAGGGTCTGCAGAAGACTTTCTGGCGGCGGTCGACCAGACAATCAAGTACTTCAACGACGGCGACATCGTCGATGGCACCGTCGTCAAGGTCGACCGGGACGAGGTCCTGCTCGACATCGGATACAAGACCGAGGGTGTGATTCCGAGCCGAGAGCTCTCCATCAAGCACGACGTCGATCCGGCGGAGGTCGTGACCGTTGGTGACGGCGTCGAGGCACTCGTTCTCCAGAAGGAGGACAAGGAGGGTCGGCTGATCCTGTCCAAGAAGCGCGCGCAGTACGAGCGCGCCTGGGGCACGATCGAGAAGATCAAGGACGACGACGGCATCGTCACCGGCACGGTCATCGAGGTGGTCAAGGGTGGCCTGATCCTCGATATCGGGTTGCGTGGCTTCTTGCCCGCATCGCTGGTGGAGATGCGGCGGGTCCGTGACCTGCAGCCGTACGTCGGCAAGGAGCTCGAGGCCAAGATCATCGAGCTCGACAAGAACCGCAACAACGTAGTGCTGTCGCGCCGTGCGTGGCTGGAGCAGACGCAGTCCGAGGTCAGGCAGAACTTCCTGAACCAGCTGCAGAAGGGCCAGATCCGCAAGGGCGTCGTGTCCTCGATCGTCAACTTCGGTGCGTTCGTCGATCTCGGCGGCGTCGACGGTCTGGTGCACGTCTCCGAACTGTCCTGGAAGCACATCGACCATCCGAGTGAGGTGGTCGAGGTGGGCCAGGAGGTCACGGTCGAGGTGCTCGAGGTCGACCTCGACAGGGAGCGGGTCTCGCTGTCGCTCAAGGCGACGCAGGAAGACCCGTGGCAGCAGTTCGCCCGTACGCACCAGATCAGCCAGGTCGTGCCAGGCAAGGTCACGAAGCTGGTGCCGTTCGGCGCGTTCGTGCGGGTCGAGGAGGGCATCGAGGGCCTGGTGCACATCTCCGAGCTGGCCGAGCGCCACGTGGAGATCCCGGAGCAGGTCGTCCAGGTCGGCAAGCAGATCTTCGTGAAGATCATCGACATCGACCTCGAACGGCGCCGGATCAGCCTGTCGCTGAAGCAGGCCTCCGAGAGCGTGTTGGCGTCCGAGGAGTTCGACCCGACCCTCTACGGCATGGCCGCGGAGTACGACGAGCAGGGCAACTACAAGTACCCCGAGGGCTTCGAACCGGACAGCGGCGAGTGGCTCGAGGGCTTCGACAAGCAGCGCGAGGAGTGGGAGCGGCAGTACGCCGAGGCGCACTCCACCTGGGAGGCACACCGCAAGCAGGTCGAGGAGCTGCGCGCCGAGGAGGGTGCTCAGGCCGACGAGGCCGGCGCACCGAGCGGTGGCGGCGGTTCCTCGAGCAGCAGCAGTAGTAGTAGTAGCAGCAGCAGCAGCGGTGGCGGCGGCGGTGCCAGCCAGTACTCGTCCAACCAGGACGAGGCGGCGGGCGCGCTCGCTTCCGACGAGGCGCTGCAGGCTCTGCGGGACAAGCTCACCGGCGGCAGCCCGAGCTGA
- a CDS encoding DUF899 domain-containing protein, which translates to MNTEATSSAPAVVDRASFQAELNALRAREKAHTREGDAIAAARRRLPMVEVDATVPLVGKDGRVRLLDVFEGRQQLVAYFHMWYTGRPAADQCEGCTFFNGQVHELSHLHSRDVTYATLCQGPYEESVRYRDFLGLDMPWYSVQESADALLTGRTVGMFHLVCYLRQGDRVFETYWTTGRGVEAMAPSYGLLDLTAYGRREAWEDSPDGWPQEWDADGGPFRIAGRPIAQWPRLEAGHSDDLGSTHGTGETRASCC; encoded by the coding sequence ATGAACACAGAAGCGACATCATCGGCACCTGCCGTCGTCGACCGTGCCAGCTTTCAGGCCGAGCTGAACGCGCTGCGCGCCAGGGAGAAGGCGCACACCCGCGAAGGTGACGCGATCGCGGCCGCCCGCCGCCGCCTGCCGATGGTCGAGGTGGACGCCACCGTCCCGCTGGTCGGCAAGGACGGCCGCGTCCGGCTGCTCGACGTCTTCGAGGGCCGCCAGCAGCTCGTCGCCTACTTCCACATGTGGTACACCGGCCGGCCCGCCGCCGACCAGTGCGAGGGCTGCACGTTCTTCAACGGGCAGGTCCACGAGCTGTCGCACCTGCACTCCCGCGACGTCACCTACGCCACCCTCTGCCAGGGCCCGTACGAGGAGAGCGTCCGCTACCGCGACTTCCTCGGCCTGGACATGCCCTGGTACTCGGTGCAGGAGTCCGCGGACGCACTGCTCACCGGGCGCACGGTCGGCATGTTCCACCTCGTCTGCTACCTGCGGCAAGGCGACCGCGTGTTCGAGACCTACTGGACCACGGGCCGCGGCGTCGAGGCGATGGCACCCAGCTACGGGCTGCTTGACCTGACCGCGTACGGGCGGCGCGAGGCGTGGGAGGACTCGCCGGACGGCTGGCCGCAGGAGTGGGACGCCGACGGCGGGCCGTTCCGCATCGCCGGGCGTCCCATCGCCCAGTGGCCGCGGCTCGAGGCCGGCCACTCCGACGACCTCGGCAGCACGCACGGCACCGGAGAGACCAGGGCGTCATGCTGCTGA